Genomic DNA from Candidatus Cloacimonadota bacterium:
TCCTCTTGGGTCTTGCCGTTGTTGTACCCATGCTTCTCCTCTGACACTTTGATTCCAACGTCGTGAAGTAGAGCACAAGCAATTATAATTTCCGGATCACAGGAGTTATCATTCGCCATGATAAGTTCAGCATGGTGCAATACGCGCAAAGCATGTTCGATCCTCCGATTGTCAGCACCGAAGTACTGGATCATAGCTCGGACTAATTGTGCTCGTAAGTGTTTCATGTTTCAAGTCTAACAGATAATTTGTATAC
This window encodes:
- a CDS encoding HD domain-containing protein, whose amino-acid sequence is MKHLRAQLVRAMIQYFGADNRRIEHALRVLHHAELIMANDNSCDPEIIIACALLHDVGIKVSEEKHGYNNGKTQEEYGPPVAEKLLNSIAFPFEKIQIVKDIIGNHHSPSRYDYPELIVLKNADRVVNQEEK